Proteins from one Sarcophilus harrisii chromosome 2, mSarHar1.11, whole genome shotgun sequence genomic window:
- the SLC16A12 gene encoding monocarboxylate transporter 12 isoform X1: MAAPKRTLYISPPDGGWGWMIVAGCFLVTICTRAVTRCISIFFVEFQTYFAQDYAQTAWIHSIVDCVTMLCAPLGSVISNHLSCQVGIMLGGLLASTGLILSSFATSLKHLYLTLGVLTGLGFALCYSPAIAMVGKYFNKRRALAYGIATSGSGIGTFILAPVVQLLIEQFSWRGALLILGGFVLNLCVCGALMRPITLKEDHKNLPKQDPVSKTPKESLPPLSLCSPLLKECAQPCLCCSLQQEYHFLLIADFVVFATSILFMAYGCSPLFVYLVPYALSVGVSHQQAAFLMSILGVINIIGNVTFGWLTDRRCLKNSRYVCYLFAVGLDGLCYLFLPMLQSFPLLVPFSCTFGYFDGAYVTLIPVVTAEVVGTTSLSSALGVVYFLHAVPYLVSPPIAGWLVDTTGSYTAAFLLCGFSMIFSSILLSFARLLKKMKTSQVQSLDEDAGPKLQLWPNGTVAYSVAGELDHKDEDIMTSGVPGYHT, encoded by the exons atgtatctccattttttttgtgGAGTTCCAGACATATTTTGCTCAGGATTATGCACAAACAGCATGGATCCATTCCATTGTAGACTGTGTCACCATGCTTTGTG CTCCACTCGGGAGTGTTATCAGTAATCACTTATCCTGTCAAGTGGGAATCATGCTGGGTGGCTTGCTTGCCTCCACTGGTCTCATCCTGAGTTCATTTGCCACCAGCCTGAAGCACCTCTACCTCACTCTTGGAGTTCTTACAG GTCTTGGATTTGCACTTTGCTATTCTCCAGCCATTGCCATGGTGGGCAAGTATTTTAACAAGAGGAGAGCTCTTGCATATGGCATAGCTACATCAGGGAGTGGAATTGGGACGTTTATTTTGGCTCCTGTGGTTCAGCTCCTGATTGAACAGTTCTCCTGGCGGGGTGCATTGCTCATTCTTGGAGGCTTTGTTTTGAACCTCTGTGTTTGTGGTGCCTTGATGCGTCCCATCACCCTGAAGGAGGACCATAAAAATCTCCCCAAACAGGACCCTGTCTCCAAAACACCGAAAGAGAGCTTACCACCTTTGTCCCTCTGTTCACCTTTACTTAAAGAATGTGCTCAGCCCTGTTTGTGCTGCTCCTTGCAGCAAGAATACCACTTCTTACTCATAGCAGACTTTGTGGTGTTTGCCACATCCATCCTATTTATGGCTTATGGCTGCAGCCCTCTTTTCGTGTACCTGGTGCCTTATGCCCTGAGTGTTGGAGTGAGCCATCAGCAAGCTGCATTTCTCATGTCCATACTTGGTGTGATTAACATTATTGGCAATGTTACCTTTGGATGGCTGACAGACAGAAG GTGCCTGAAGAACTCCAGATATGTTTGCTACCTCTTTGCTGTGGGGTTGGATGGTCTGTGTTATCTCTTCCTTCCAATGCTCCAAAGTTTCCCCTTGCTTGTGCCTTTCTCTTGTACCTTTGGGTACTTTGATGGTGCCTATGTGACCCTGATCCCCGTAGTGACAGCTGAAGTGGTGGGAACCACCTCCTTGTCATCAGCTCTGGGTGTGGTGTACTTTCTCCATGCAGTCCCATACCTAGTGAGCCCACCTATTGCAG GATGGCTGGTTGATACCACTGGCAGCTACACTGCAGCTTTCCTTCTCTGTGGATTTTCAATGATCTTCAGTTCTATATTACTTAGCTTTGCTAGACttctaaaaaagatgaaaacatccCAAGTGCAATCTCTTGATGAAGATGCTGGCCCTAAACTGCAACTTTGGCCTAATGGAACAGTGGCTTATTCTGTAGCAGGAGAACTAGATCACAAGGATGAAGACATAATGACCAGTGGAGTACCTGGGTACCACACATGA
- the SLC16A12 gene encoding monocarboxylate transporter 12 isoform X2: MKSLAQGYTAPLGSVISNHLSCQVGIMLGGLLASTGLILSSFATSLKHLYLTLGVLTGLGFALCYSPAIAMVGKYFNKRRALAYGIATSGSGIGTFILAPVVQLLIEQFSWRGALLILGGFVLNLCVCGALMRPITLKEDHKNLPKQDPVSKTPKESLPPLSLCSPLLKECAQPCLCCSLQQEYHFLLIADFVVFATSILFMAYGCSPLFVYLVPYALSVGVSHQQAAFLMSILGVINIIGNVTFGWLTDRRCLKNSRYVCYLFAVGLDGLCYLFLPMLQSFPLLVPFSCTFGYFDGAYVTLIPVVTAEVVGTTSLSSALGVVYFLHAVPYLVSPPIAGWLVDTTGSYTAAFLLCGFSMIFSSILLSFARLLKKMKTSQVQSLDEDAGPKLQLWPNGTVAYSVAGELDHKDEDIMTSGVPGYHT; encoded by the exons ATGAAGTCACTcgcccaaggttacacag CTCCACTCGGGAGTGTTATCAGTAATCACTTATCCTGTCAAGTGGGAATCATGCTGGGTGGCTTGCTTGCCTCCACTGGTCTCATCCTGAGTTCATTTGCCACCAGCCTGAAGCACCTCTACCTCACTCTTGGAGTTCTTACAG GTCTTGGATTTGCACTTTGCTATTCTCCAGCCATTGCCATGGTGGGCAAGTATTTTAACAAGAGGAGAGCTCTTGCATATGGCATAGCTACATCAGGGAGTGGAATTGGGACGTTTATTTTGGCTCCTGTGGTTCAGCTCCTGATTGAACAGTTCTCCTGGCGGGGTGCATTGCTCATTCTTGGAGGCTTTGTTTTGAACCTCTGTGTTTGTGGTGCCTTGATGCGTCCCATCACCCTGAAGGAGGACCATAAAAATCTCCCCAAACAGGACCCTGTCTCCAAAACACCGAAAGAGAGCTTACCACCTTTGTCCCTCTGTTCACCTTTACTTAAAGAATGTGCTCAGCCCTGTTTGTGCTGCTCCTTGCAGCAAGAATACCACTTCTTACTCATAGCAGACTTTGTGGTGTTTGCCACATCCATCCTATTTATGGCTTATGGCTGCAGCCCTCTTTTCGTGTACCTGGTGCCTTATGCCCTGAGTGTTGGAGTGAGCCATCAGCAAGCTGCATTTCTCATGTCCATACTTGGTGTGATTAACATTATTGGCAATGTTACCTTTGGATGGCTGACAGACAGAAG GTGCCTGAAGAACTCCAGATATGTTTGCTACCTCTTTGCTGTGGGGTTGGATGGTCTGTGTTATCTCTTCCTTCCAATGCTCCAAAGTTTCCCCTTGCTTGTGCCTTTCTCTTGTACCTTTGGGTACTTTGATGGTGCCTATGTGACCCTGATCCCCGTAGTGACAGCTGAAGTGGTGGGAACCACCTCCTTGTCATCAGCTCTGGGTGTGGTGTACTTTCTCCATGCAGTCCCATACCTAGTGAGCCCACCTATTGCAG GATGGCTGGTTGATACCACTGGCAGCTACACTGCAGCTTTCCTTCTCTGTGGATTTTCAATGATCTTCAGTTCTATATTACTTAGCTTTGCTAGACttctaaaaaagatgaaaacatccCAAGTGCAATCTCTTGATGAAGATGCTGGCCCTAAACTGCAACTTTGGCCTAATGGAACAGTGGCTTATTCTGTAGCAGGAGAACTAGATCACAAGGATGAAGACATAATGACCAGTGGAGTACCTGGGTACCACACATGA